A single Verrucomicrobiaceae bacterium DNA region contains:
- a CDS encoding ABC transporter ATP-binding protein, giving the protein MLLALQNISKSYIDPGSGQSVPVLKNISLEIEAGESVAIVGPSGCGKSTLLNILGTLDTPDSGELRLDGESLAQCSAEHLAEVRCRKIGFIFQLHHLMPQCSVLENVLLPTLALKNPAPDAKSRAESLLAQVGMQDRMRWRPAQLSGGERQRVAFVRALINEPRLILADEPTGALDEKNADTLTSLLLDLQKATGTTLVMVTHHPAQAARMGRVLKIHEGSLV; this is encoded by the coding sequence ATGCTCCTCGCTCTCCAAAACATCTCCAAGTCCTACATCGACCCTGGCAGTGGCCAGAGTGTGCCGGTGCTGAAAAACATCTCACTCGAGATCGAAGCGGGCGAGTCGGTGGCCATCGTCGGCCCATCTGGCTGCGGGAAGAGCACTTTGCTCAATATCCTGGGCACACTCGATACGCCAGACAGCGGTGAGCTGCGATTGGATGGCGAATCTTTGGCTCAATGCAGTGCCGAGCATCTCGCAGAGGTGCGCTGTCGGAAGATAGGCTTCATTTTCCAGCTTCATCACCTCATGCCGCAGTGCAGCGTGCTGGAGAATGTGCTGCTGCCCACGCTAGCGCTGAAAAATCCCGCCCCAGATGCCAAAAGCCGCGCGGAGTCGCTGCTGGCGCAGGTGGGGATGCAGGACCGCATGCGCTGGCGGCCTGCGCAGCTCAGTGGCGGTGAGCGGCAGCGGGTGGCCTTTGTGCGGGCGCTGATCAATGAGCCGCGTCTCATCCTGGCAGATGAGCCCACAGGTGCCCTCGATGAAAAAAATGCCGATACGCTGACCTCGCTGCTGCTGGATCTGCAAAAGGCCACTGGCACCACGCTCGTCATGGTCACGCATCATCCCGCACAGGCAGCGCGGATGGGCCGTGTGCTGAAAATCCATGAGGGCAGCCTCGTATGA
- a CDS encoding RNA-binding protein has protein sequence MNTKMYVGNLPFSASVEDITSLFSQYGGVTDVFLPMDRVSGRPRGFAFVTMDTPEAMTAAIEGLHGKEFGGRNLAINEARPKEERPQGGGYGGGGGGGRGGYGGGGGGGGGRGGYGGGGGGGGRGGYGGGGGGGRDRGARDRGNRGGGGFGEEGGY, from the coding sequence ATGAACACCAAAATGTATGTGGGCAACTTGCCCTTCAGCGCCTCCGTCGAGGATATTACCAGCCTCTTCTCACAGTATGGGGGTGTCACTGACGTCTTCCTGCCCATGGACCGTGTCTCCGGCCGTCCTCGTGGATTCGCCTTTGTCACCATGGACACACCCGAGGCCATGACGGCCGCGATCGAGGGTCTCCACGGTAAAGAATTCGGCGGACGCAATCTCGCCATCAATGAAGCTCGTCCGAAGGAAGAGCGCCCACAAGGCGGCGGCTACGGCGGCGGCGGTGGTGGTGGCCGTGGCGGCTACGGTGGTGGTGGCGGCGGCGGCGGTGGCCGTGGCGGCTACGGTGGTGGCGGCGGCGGCGGTGGCCGTGGCGGCTACGGTGGTGGTGGCGGCGGCGGTCGTGACCGCGGCGCTCGTGACCGTGGCAACCGTGGTGGTGGCGGCTTCGGCGAAGAAGGCGGCTATTAA
- a CDS encoding universal stress protein, with the protein MSTSATPSSHQKTILVAVDFSTGSRAALEHAIRLAAQKGMRLHVLHVVDSVSLALLAERHHETYESAVHTATLSGRKALKTWLAQSPMPGSYDETLVIGHPLHEILEHAKSMRADLLVAGIAGVGGNTLGAGSTASKLTRKSSCDILLVRSGHPQPFQRLIAALDFSSLTKSIVQATRDLALAESAEVDWLHIWSDPGQFMPVIGPLGESGFTTLPVDATKIDEQLRQQLHEQVQAASAGLKTNEVLCEDSRVGHGIAQHAEACGADLIVLGAHGHSALHYVLLGSTPERLLTRLTCSMLVVKK; encoded by the coding sequence ATGAGTACTTCAGCCACCCCTTCTTCACACCAGAAGACGATCCTCGTCGCAGTGGACTTTTCCACTGGATCACGCGCAGCATTGGAGCACGCCATCCGCCTCGCCGCGCAGAAAGGCATGCGCCTGCATGTGCTCCACGTTGTTGACTCCGTCTCACTCGCCCTGCTGGCAGAGCGACATCATGAAACATATGAGTCCGCCGTCCACACCGCCACGCTGAGCGGGCGCAAGGCGCTGAAAACCTGGCTCGCCCAGTCTCCCATGCCCGGCTCATACGATGAAACTCTGGTCATCGGCCATCCGCTGCATGAGATATTAGAGCACGCCAAGTCCATGCGGGCAGATCTGCTCGTCGCAGGCATCGCAGGCGTCGGTGGGAACACTCTCGGCGCTGGCTCCACCGCCTCCAAGCTCACCCGCAAATCCTCCTGTGACATCCTCCTCGTGCGCTCCGGTCATCCACAGCCCTTTCAGCGCCTCATCGCTGCGCTGGATTTTTCCTCACTCACAAAGAGCATCGTGCAGGCCACGCGGGACTTGGCCCTGGCAGAGAGCGCTGAGGTGGACTGGCTGCATATATGGTCAGACCCAGGGCAGTTCATGCCTGTGATTGGTCCACTAGGCGAGTCGGGCTTCACCACGCTCCCGGTCGATGCTACGAAGATCGATGAACAGCTCCGCCAGCAGCTCCATGAGCAGGTGCAGGCAGCCTCCGCAGGCCTCAAAACAAACGAAGTGCTGTGTGAGGACTCACGCGTCGGCCATGGCATCGCCCAGCATGCAGAGGCGTGCGGAGCAGACCTCATCGTGCTCGGTGCACACGGGCACTCTGCATTACATTATGTCCTGCTAGGCTCTACACCCGAGCGATTGCTCACGCGGCTGACCTGCTCCATGCTCGTGGTGAAAAAATGA
- a CDS encoding ABC transporter permease, which translates to MTRLHFILTSARHYWRGHLGLLLGAFLASAILAGSLFVGDSVRASLRRIAALRLGKVERGVLGGDRWFTEKLARDSHSVPFIFATGSASAGSGGVRVNGAQILGIDADFGKLSPSGKSIALGSGEIALNEPLARKLNAKTGDSVLLRLERPSAISRDAPLSGSTNEQVTLRRTVSQIVSAEDFGAFQLIASQITPDTAFVSLADLQRQIEMEGRVNAALGTLDASKRTIEDFGLKLLRVAGGRKEWEVSTSRVFLDPILATKLLARPQAYGVLTYLVNGITSSKGGTPYSMITAVDRIQKSEGGAQKSEVTITQWLADDQKLALGDTLSLKYYTVGLGRELKQESADFSVGRIIPMNDAEVNKAWTPEFPGVSDVDNCRDWEPGIPMDTKAIRDQDEKYWDDYKGTPKGFISLADGQRLWSNRFGQHTAVRFPDAGEDEAVLRQQIASHLDLVDIGLVTRDFGADAAAAAKGSVDFGGLFIGLSLFLIAAALIFAALLFLFTLERRAAQSGLLLAVGWTPRSVRNAFLIEAGVIAVLGVVLGVFGGELYTKSALAGLAGAWSGAAKGLALHFEVTALTRVIAVVSTLLAVLLTLWWVSRKIFRTPARELLAGSVADTPLVAQKAASMLPALLCLILALVLIPAAMFTTDPMAVSGMFFGSGMLLMIAGILLLRGWMRRDGSSLAQTLTQIGLRNISRRPSRSLAVTGMMAGGIFLVVAVNAFRMDATEKGTGGFALIGESALPVYEDLNSKTGRDTFALDEKLLTHTRVLPFRLREGDDASCLNLNRAQKPQLVATNLEKLSAHFPAIPLAEIQNPKSEIPAVVDQATAMWGLGKGVGDLIEFTAADGQVFSVKIIALLTGSVLQGKVIIPEKDYLAKYPDAAGYRLFLIETDAAEEVSAHLTRQLEQRGLALEPAKQRLEAFLAVQNTYIGIFTILGGLGVLLGTAGLGVLLARHVLERRGELGLMQALGFRQGALRRLILGEHAVLLALGVVLGVLSAALAVWPALRQGGGELPLGFLSLLVVGILLLGLLVCFVATMFAVRGRLIEAIRRE; encoded by the coding sequence ATGACACGTCTCCACTTCATCCTCACCTCGGCGCGGCATTACTGGCGTGGGCACTTGGGGCTGCTGCTGGGGGCTTTTCTCGCCTCGGCCATCCTCGCGGGCTCGCTCTTTGTTGGCGATAGTGTGCGGGCCAGTCTGCGACGCATCGCGGCCCTGCGGCTCGGCAAAGTAGAGCGCGGCGTGCTCGGCGGAGATCGCTGGTTCACCGAAAAGCTGGCGCGTGACTCCCACAGCGTGCCTTTCATCTTCGCCACGGGCTCTGCCAGCGCTGGCAGCGGCGGCGTTCGCGTGAATGGGGCGCAGATCCTCGGAATCGACGCGGATTTTGGCAAACTGAGCCCGAGTGGCAAAAGCATCGCACTCGGCAGTGGTGAGATCGCGCTGAATGAGCCGCTGGCACGCAAACTGAATGCCAAAACCGGCGACAGCGTGCTGCTGCGTCTGGAGCGGCCCAGTGCCATCTCACGCGATGCGCCACTCTCCGGCTCCACGAATGAGCAGGTCACGCTGCGACGCACGGTGAGCCAGATCGTGAGCGCAGAGGACTTTGGTGCCTTTCAGCTCATCGCCTCGCAGATCACTCCCGATACAGCTTTTGTCTCCTTGGCCGATCTCCAGCGCCAAATCGAGATGGAAGGCCGCGTGAATGCCGCCCTGGGCACGCTCGATGCCTCAAAGCGCACGATCGAGGATTTCGGCCTGAAGCTCCTACGAGTGGCCGGTGGGCGCAAAGAATGGGAAGTGAGCACCAGCCGCGTGTTTCTCGATCCCATCCTCGCGACGAAGCTGCTGGCTCGCCCGCAGGCCTATGGCGTGCTCACCTACTTGGTGAATGGCATCACGTCATCGAAAGGCGGCACACCTTATTCGATGATCACGGCGGTCGATCGCATTCAGAAGTCCGAAGGCGGCGCTCAGAAGTCAGAGGTCACGATCACACAATGGCTGGCAGACGATCAAAAGCTCGCTCTCGGCGACACGCTCTCTTTAAAATACTACACGGTAGGCTTGGGGCGTGAGCTGAAGCAGGAGAGCGCGGATTTCAGCGTGGGGAGAATCATCCCGATGAACGATGCGGAGGTGAATAAGGCTTGGACGCCGGAGTTCCCCGGCGTCTCGGACGTGGATAACTGCCGCGATTGGGAACCAGGCATCCCCATGGATACAAAAGCCATCCGTGATCAGGACGAGAAGTATTGGGATGACTACAAAGGCACGCCCAAGGGCTTCATCAGCCTAGCGGATGGTCAGCGGCTGTGGAGCAACCGCTTTGGCCAACACACGGCGGTGCGCTTTCCAGACGCGGGTGAAGATGAGGCGGTGCTGCGGCAGCAAATCGCCTCGCACCTCGATCTGGTGGACATCGGGCTCGTCACGCGGGATTTCGGTGCGGATGCCGCTGCGGCGGCGAAGGGCAGCGTGGACTTCGGTGGGTTATTCATTGGCCTGAGTCTGTTTTTGATCGCTGCGGCGCTGATTTTCGCGGCCTTGCTCTTTCTCTTCACGCTGGAGCGGCGTGCAGCGCAGTCCGGGCTCTTGCTCGCGGTGGGCTGGACGCCACGCAGTGTGCGGAATGCCTTTTTGATCGAAGCCGGCGTCATCGCCGTGCTGGGAGTGGTGCTGGGCGTATTCGGCGGTGAGCTGTACACGAAATCCGCCCTCGCAGGGCTGGCAGGTGCCTGGAGCGGCGCTGCAAAAGGACTGGCGCTGCATTTTGAAGTGACGGCCCTCACGCGTGTCATCGCCGTCGTCAGCACGCTGCTGGCCGTGCTGCTGACGCTCTGGTGGGTGAGCCGGAAGATCTTCCGCACACCCGCCCGCGAGCTGCTCGCTGGCTCGGTGGCTGACACGCCGCTCGTGGCGCAGAAGGCCGCCTCGATGCTGCCTGCGCTGCTGTGCCTCATTTTGGCACTGGTGCTGATCCCTGCGGCGATGTTCACCACAGACCCGATGGCGGTCAGTGGCATGTTTTTCGGCAGTGGCATGCTCCTCATGATCGCTGGCATCCTGCTGCTGCGTGGCTGGATGCGCCGTGATGGCAGCTCGCTGGCGCAGACGCTCACACAGATCGGCCTGCGGAATATCTCCCGCCGTCCCTCACGCAGCCTAGCGGTGACGGGCATGATGGCGGGAGGCATCTTCCTCGTCGTCGCGGTGAATGCCTTTCGCATGGACGCGACGGAGAAGGGCACCGGTGGTTTTGCGCTCATCGGCGAGTCTGCGCTGCCGGTGTATGAAGACCTGAATAGCAAAACTGGACGCGACACCTTCGCTCTGGATGAAAAACTGCTCACCCACACACGCGTGCTGCCGTTTCGCCTGCGAGAGGGAGATGACGCGAGCTGTTTGAACCTCAACCGCGCTCAAAAGCCGCAACTCGTCGCCACGAACCTCGAAAAGCTGAGTGCGCACTTTCCAGCCATCCCGCTGGCCGAAATCCAAAACCCCAAATCCGAGATACCCGCCGTGGTGGACCAAGCGACGGCCATGTGGGGCCTGGGCAAAGGCGTGGGCGATTTGATCGAATTCACCGCAGCGGATGGGCAGGTCTTTAGCGTGAAAATCATCGCTTTGCTGACGGGCTCCGTTTTGCAGGGGAAAGTCATCATCCCAGAAAAAGACTACTTGGCGAAATATCCCGACGCAGCGGGCTACCGGCTGTTTTTGATCGAAACAGATGCCGCAGAAGAGGTCAGTGCCCATCTCACTCGACAGCTCGAACAACGCGGTCTAGCGCTGGAGCCTGCAAAACAGCGCCTAGAGGCCTTTTTGGCCGTGCAGAACACGTACATCGGCATTTTCACGATTTTGGGCGGTTTGGGCGTGCTGCTAGGCACGGCGGGCTTGGGCGTTTTGCTGGCTCGCCATGTGCTGGAGCGCCGTGGAGAGCTGGGACTCATGCAGGCACTCGGCTTCCGGCAGGGGGCACTGCGGCGGCTGATCCTCGGTGAGCATGCGGTGCTGCTGGCACTCGGAGTGGTGCTGGGTGTCCTCTCTGCGGCACTGGCAGTATGGCCCGCGCTGCGTCAGGGTGGCGGCGAGTTGCCCCTGGGCTTCCTCAGTCTGTTGGTCGTGGGGATTTTGCTGCTGGGACTGCTGGTTTGCTTCGTTGCGACGATGTTTGCGGTGCGGGGGAGACTGATCGAGGCGATCCGGCGGGAGTGA
- a CDS encoding HAD-IC family P-type ATPase, with amino-acid sequence MTLEKSPPPSWHACTVGDALSTLRSDMHAGLSTAEAASRLTQHGHNELPEEQHKPLWQVFAAQFASPLIYILFVAAIISFVMGHASDAVVILIVVMVNAVIGAIQEGRAEHSMSALRKLSSLKVRVVRDGHETTIEARDLVPGDILLLAAGDQVGADARLIEAAALEATEATLTGESLPVLKHTDLAPEDAGLGDRKNMIYSGTHLTAGRGKAVVVATGLQTEVGKIARMTATAEEPKTPLEQRLAQFGRWLVAASIVLFVLVIAFGLLRGIPFVDIFMVAISQMVSMVPEGLPVAMTIALAVGMQRMARRGAIVRRLAAVETLGSTSIICSDKTGTLTKNEMTVTTLVLPDGRRIEVTGAGYSPEGRLLFEGTDIDDAALRRLLEACVLCNDSQLVRPDAEDSRWRALGDPTEAALLTVALKGCVEPETLRRAHPRHAELPFDSATKMMATQHSSRVIIKGAPECLLPLCDLQPIDLANEMAAQALRVLAVAELENGQIDEKAGFEPFRGKLRFLGLLGQMDPPRDEVKSAVAECLDAGIRPVMVTGDHKATGLAIATALGIAKPGDIAVDGPELERMPAHELRDSLDRISVFARVHPAQKLRIVEAFQSQKHVVAMTGDGVNDAPALATADVGVAMGITGTEVAKGAAKIVITDDNFATIVKAIEEGRLVYQNLKKVVLFLFATSIDEVLVLLLALLCGYPLPLAAVQILWINIVTEGTVTVNLIMEGLEGDEMRRKPTPTGEPLITTAMWQRMVLMVSTSVVAIFGFFIWRLQSGVPFELVQTETFTLVAISQWFNVLNCRSATRSSLSLDVLKNHWLIGGMLLGNVLHLLVIYTDTLNHVFHTVPIPLADFLLLALIGSSVLWTEEIRKWFARRRETLRRGDVRP; translated from the coding sequence ATGACGCTTGAGAAGTCACCTCCACCTTCTTGGCATGCCTGCACGGTGGGCGATGCTCTCAGCACCCTGCGGAGTGACATGCACGCCGGCCTCTCCACGGCAGAGGCCGCCTCACGCCTCACCCAGCACGGACACAATGAGCTACCTGAGGAGCAGCATAAACCGCTGTGGCAGGTCTTTGCCGCGCAGTTTGCTAGCCCACTGATCTACATCCTCTTTGTTGCTGCGATCATTTCCTTTGTGATGGGGCACGCCAGCGATGCGGTGGTCATCCTCATCGTGGTGATGGTGAATGCCGTCATCGGAGCCATCCAGGAAGGCCGCGCAGAGCACTCCATGTCCGCTTTGCGAAAGCTCTCCTCGCTCAAAGTCCGCGTCGTGCGCGATGGGCATGAAACCACCATCGAAGCACGCGATCTAGTGCCCGGAGACATCCTCCTGCTCGCCGCGGGTGATCAGGTCGGTGCAGATGCCCGCTTGATCGAGGCAGCGGCGCTGGAGGCCACCGAAGCCACGCTCACCGGCGAGTCGTTGCCTGTTTTAAAACACACCGACCTAGCGCCGGAGGATGCAGGCCTGGGTGATCGGAAAAACATGATCTACTCCGGCACGCACCTCACCGCAGGGCGTGGAAAGGCCGTCGTCGTCGCCACCGGGCTGCAAACAGAGGTGGGAAAGATCGCCCGCATGACCGCCACGGCCGAGGAGCCGAAGACACCGCTGGAGCAGCGGCTAGCGCAGTTCGGGCGCTGGCTCGTGGCGGCGAGCATCGTGCTCTTTGTGCTCGTGATCGCATTTGGGCTGCTGCGTGGCATTCCCTTCGTGGACATCTTCATGGTCGCCATCAGCCAGATGGTCTCGATGGTGCCAGAGGGGCTGCCCGTGGCCATGACCATCGCGCTCGCCGTCGGCATGCAGCGTATGGCGCGGCGTGGGGCCATCGTGCGCCGCCTCGCAGCGGTGGAGACGCTCGGCTCCACGAGCATCATTTGCAGCGATAAAACAGGCACGCTCACCAAGAACGAGATGACCGTCACCACCCTGGTGCTGCCAGATGGCCGACGCATCGAGGTCACGGGTGCGGGTTACTCACCAGAGGGCCGCCTGCTGTTTGAAGGCACCGACATCGACGATGCCGCACTGCGCCGCCTCCTAGAGGCCTGTGTCCTCTGCAACGACTCCCAACTCGTGCGGCCCGATGCTGAGGACAGCCGCTGGCGTGCGCTGGGAGATCCCACCGAGGCCGCACTGCTCACCGTGGCGCTGAAAGGCTGCGTCGAGCCTGAAACCCTGCGCAGAGCGCACCCACGGCACGCCGAGCTGCCCTTTGACTCCGCCACGAAGATGATGGCCACACAGCACAGCAGCCGCGTCATCATCAAAGGTGCCCCCGAGTGCCTTTTGCCGCTGTGTGATCTCCAACCGATCGATTTGGCCAATGAAATGGCCGCACAGGCACTCCGCGTCCTCGCCGTCGCCGAACTCGAAAATGGACAGATCGACGAAAAAGCCGGATTTGAGCCCTTTCGTGGCAAACTGCGCTTTTTGGGCCTCCTGGGCCAGATGGACCCACCGCGTGATGAAGTGAAAAGCGCTGTCGCCGAGTGCCTGGATGCTGGCATCCGCCCCGTCATGGTCACAGGGGATCACAAAGCCACCGGACTTGCCATCGCGACCGCTCTGGGCATCGCAAAGCCCGGCGACATCGCGGTTGATGGCCCTGAACTGGAGCGGATGCCCGCACACGAGCTGCGTGACAGCCTGGACCGCATCTCCGTCTTTGCACGCGTGCACCCCGCGCAGAAGCTACGCATCGTCGAGGCCTTCCAGTCGCAGAAACACGTCGTCGCCATGACCGGCGATGGCGTCAATGACGCACCCGCTCTCGCCACCGCCGATGTCGGCGTTGCGATGGGCATCACCGGCACCGAGGTCGCCAAAGGTGCCGCAAAGATCGTCATCACCGACGACAACTTCGCCACCATCGTCAAAGCCATCGAGGAAGGCCGCCTCGTGTATCAAAACCTCAAAAAGGTCGTCCTCTTCCTCTTTGCCACCAGCATTGATGAGGTGCTCGTGCTGTTGCTGGCGCTGCTATGCGGCTACCCACTGCCGCTCGCCGCCGTGCAGATCCTTTGGATCAACATCGTCACCGAGGGCACCGTGACCGTGAACCTCATCATGGAGGGCCTGGAGGGCGATGAAATGCGCCGCAAGCCCACCCCCACCGGCGAGCCGCTCATCACCACGGCCATGTGGCAGCGCATGGTGCTCATGGTCAGCACCAGCGTGGTCGCCATCTTTGGCTTCTTCATCTGGCGCTTGCAGAGCGGCGTGCCCTTTGAGCTCGTGCAGACAGAGACCTTCACTCTGGTGGCCATCAGTCAGTGGTTCAATGTGCTGAACTGCCGCAGCGCCACGAGATCGAGCCTCAGCCTCGACGTGCTCAAAAACCACTGGCTCATCGGAGGCATGCTCCTCGGAAACGTGCTCCACCTCCTCGTCATCTACACCGACACCCTGAACCACGTCTTCCACACCGTCCCCATCCCACTCGCAGACTTCCTCCTCCTCGCCCTCATCGGCAGCAGCGTCCTATGGACCGAGGAAATCCGCAAGTGGTTCGCCCGGCGGCGCGAGACTTTGAGACGGGGAGACGTGAGACCATGA
- a CDS encoding prolyl oligopeptidase family serine peptidase produces MRFLLPLFLPAIALAQLGPNGATASFRGSLPPKPTAALSADQESPIEARLKALVADFQAVKKHPRAADAEIFLKAVRYAIDFDEWYDKKPQDSVRKASALLDEAANRITGLKGNTTPWLDGTGQKVLGFYSRLDGSAQPYGVEIPEGLDFKAKKTPMWIWLHGRGDTATDLNFVYSRLMAKKPGQFQPAGTIVIHPFGRYCNGWKSAGEIDVFESRDDAMQRFNIDSDRVVIAGFSMGGAGAWHLGAHFPDQWACVHTGAGFADVKRYQKLTPDKFPAWYEQTLWGVYDVPDYARHFLNVPLISYSGENDAQRDSAEYMMEVLAGHDMHPPHFIGPGMGHKYHPEVIKEVQAAIEKAAAKGRQRFPDAVHIQTKTPYYGRVKWMNLHGMEESWKEARLDAKVTSGDCIDIQTRNVSRIVIYPPPQARKGGGKLRLNIDGTTLHLTVGPQLPQFETFLSPGPKVPGSLCRLIKENGQWRDYGNDTPFQHEGPAGGKPSSHPGLMDTAFMKPFIVILPDGKSSSAAVDAWVQAESTHFLQRWRSLMRGDARVMLASQVPDVLAAGKTHSLILWGTPESNSCIRSLLKNLPLTWDTKQVGMKSLSPTYDAATHVPALTYPCLQSPGFEVVINSGLTFREAHDRTNSLQNPKLPDWAIFDITQPPSAESAGKVIAADFFDDHWQVKKSSHGQVSAAQCAAMAPTGDTGFKYQRFRLPSALKQGNASLCQKIQRRRDSPVTAYWR; encoded by the coding sequence ATGCGTTTTCTGCTCCCACTTTTCCTCCCGGCAATCGCGCTCGCCCAGCTCGGGCCCAATGGTGCCACAGCCTCCTTTCGCGGCAGTCTGCCTCCGAAGCCCACTGCGGCACTCTCCGCTGATCAAGAATCGCCCATCGAAGCGCGGCTCAAGGCACTGGTCGCTGACTTCCAGGCGGTGAAAAAACACCCGCGTGCCGCCGATGCGGAGATTTTCCTCAAAGCCGTGCGCTACGCCATCGACTTCGATGAGTGGTATGACAAAAAACCGCAGGACAGTGTGAGAAAAGCCAGTGCTCTGCTCGATGAGGCTGCGAACCGCATCACGGGCCTGAAAGGCAACACCACGCCATGGCTCGATGGCACCGGGCAAAAAGTGCTCGGCTTTTACTCGCGGCTAGATGGCTCTGCGCAGCCCTACGGCGTGGAGATCCCTGAGGGGCTCGACTTCAAAGCCAAAAAAACTCCCATGTGGATCTGGCTGCATGGCCGTGGAGACACCGCTACGGATCTGAACTTCGTTTACAGCCGACTCATGGCGAAAAAGCCGGGTCAATTCCAGCCCGCAGGCACCATCGTCATCCATCCCTTTGGTCGCTACTGCAACGGCTGGAAGTCCGCCGGTGAGATCGACGTCTTCGAGTCCCGCGACGATGCCATGCAGCGCTTCAACATCGACTCCGACCGCGTCGTCATCGCTGGATTCAGCATGGGCGGCGCAGGGGCTTGGCATCTTGGGGCGCATTTCCCAGATCAGTGGGCCTGTGTGCATACTGGAGCCGGCTTCGCCGATGTGAAGCGCTACCAAAAGCTCACACCGGATAAATTCCCCGCTTGGTATGAGCAGACACTCTGGGGCGTCTATGACGTGCCCGATTACGCACGCCACTTCCTGAATGTGCCGCTCATCAGTTACAGCGGCGAAAACGACGCCCAGCGTGATAGCGCCGAGTACATGATGGAAGTGCTCGCCGGACATGACATGCATCCGCCGCACTTCATCGGCCCAGGCATGGGGCATAAATACCACCCAGAGGTCATTAAAGAGGTGCAGGCTGCGATCGAAAAAGCTGCCGCAAAAGGCCGCCAGCGCTTCCCTGATGCAGTCCACATCCAGACCAAGACACCCTACTACGGCCGCGTGAAATGGATGAACCTCCACGGCATGGAGGAAAGCTGGAAGGAGGCCCGTCTCGATGCCAAAGTGACCTCCGGCGACTGCATCGACATCCAGACACGCAATGTCAGCCGCATCGTCATCTATCCACCACCGCAGGCACGAAAAGGCGGTGGCAAACTCCGACTCAACATCGACGGCACCACGCTGCATCTCACCGTGGGCCCTCAGTTGCCACAGTTCGAGACCTTCCTCAGCCCTGGCCCGAAGGTGCCCGGCTCCCTCTGCCGCCTCATCAAAGAAAACGGCCAGTGGCGAGACTACGGCAATGACACGCCCTTTCAGCACGAAGGCCCCGCAGGTGGCAAGCCCTCCTCCCATCCCGGCCTCATGGACACCGCCTTCATGAAGCCCTTCATCGTCATCCTACCAGATGGAAAATCATCCTCTGCTGCGGTCGATGCCTGGGTGCAGGCCGAGTCCACGCACTTCCTCCAGCGCTGGCGTAGCCTCATGCGCGGTGATGCACGCGTCATGCTCGCTTCACAGGTGCCGGACGTGCTCGCTGCGGGCAAGACACACAGCCTCATCCTCTGGGGCACACCCGAGTCGAACTCCTGCATCCGCAGCCTGCTCAAAAATCTCCCTCTCACTTGGGACACGAAGCAGGTCGGCATGAAGTCACTCAGCCCCACCTACGACGCAGCCACTCATGTGCCTGCTTTGACCTATCCATGCCTCCAATCCCCCGGATTCGAGGTCGTCATCAACTCCGGCCTCACCTTCCGCGAGGCGCATGATCGCACCAATTCTCTGCAAAACCCGAAATTGCCCGACTGGGCCATTTTCGACATCACCCAGCCCCCTAGCGCAGAATCCGCCGGGAAAGTCATCGCCGCAGATTTCTTCGACGATCATTGGCAGGTGAAAAAAAGCTCCCACGGCCAAGTAAGTGCCGCGCAGTGCGCTGCAATGGCACCAACAGGAGATACTGGTTTCAAGTATCAGAGATTTCGTCTTCCCAGTGCTCTGAAACAGGGAAATGCGAGCCTATGCCAGAAAATTCAACGAAGAAGAGATTCGCCCGTCACAGCCTACTGGCGTTGA